One region of Endozoicomonas sp. Mp262 genomic DNA includes:
- a CDS encoding OprD family porin: MFRQTLIASAIAAATLLSSGSVMAESDAGFIDGASMDLGIMYYGRERDHKDTSIDPNEIRVHALGLNANLRSGWYQGWLGVDVSVFSNIDLMGGSGHGQSEVLYYNEKTGEERSSSRIGKARAKMKFGDETVGANILAGYTDINAGTIGTSAGINSHTYRGIDAKFDWHNLELSYGWADRFQNDWDDQYRKLTNSWHLNKHLEGGENIDFIHSLGARYTLNEAGWVDVAYGEGKGFRKNYHVAGAYDFELGNDSKLTLTSYYQSAKYQDGAAGSTYIKGDSAERESTWSSSAILAKGGWKMLMGYGQTEARDSGEYQLRLTAYGNSDHRNFLQTWAQLDDFLWDGQKVVKLAASYDFDGRWKGLSTGVNYNYGWDNYNNRGEANENRDGKMQALDFQVSYSVQSGALEGLWLGVFPGFLRVDDTKVKSDRNDIKVMATYNVKVF; the protein is encoded by the coding sequence ATGTTCAGACAGACACTGATAGCTAGCGCCATTGCTGCAGCTACTTTACTTTCCTCCGGTTCTGTTATGGCTGAGTCCGATGCGGGGTTTATTGATGGGGCTTCCATGGATTTGGGCATCATGTATTACGGCCGCGAGCGGGATCATAAAGATACCTCCATTGATCCTAATGAAATCCGCGTCCATGCACTGGGACTCAATGCTAACCTGAGGTCTGGCTGGTATCAGGGGTGGCTGGGGGTCGATGTGTCTGTGTTTAGCAACATAGATTTAATGGGGGGCAGTGGTCACGGCCAATCCGAGGTGCTCTATTATAATGAGAAAACCGGGGAAGAACGCAGCTCTTCACGTATTGGTAAAGCCCGGGCAAAAATGAAATTTGGTGATGAAACCGTTGGTGCTAATATCCTGGCAGGTTACACCGATATTAATGCGGGTACTATTGGCACATCGGCAGGTATTAACTCACACACCTACCGGGGCATCGACGCTAAATTTGACTGGCACAATCTTGAGTTAAGTTATGGCTGGGCCGACCGCTTCCAGAATGACTGGGATGACCAGTATCGTAAACTCACTAACTCCTGGCACCTAAACAAACATCTCGAAGGGGGAGAAAATATTGATTTTATTCACTCCCTTGGTGCTCGCTACACTCTGAATGAAGCAGGCTGGGTAGATGTAGCCTATGGTGAAGGCAAGGGTTTCCGGAAGAATTACCATGTGGCAGGCGCTTACGACTTTGAACTCGGTAATGACAGCAAGCTGACACTGACATCTTATTACCAAAGTGCTAAATATCAGGATGGGGCTGCCGGCTCTACCTATATTAAAGGAGATAGCGCGGAGCGTGAGTCTACCTGGAGTTCAAGCGCAATTCTGGCTAAAGGTGGCTGGAAAATGCTTATGGGATATGGCCAGACTGAAGCGAGAGACAGCGGGGAATACCAGCTCCGCTTAACGGCCTATGGCAACAGTGACCACCGTAACTTCCTGCAAACCTGGGCACAGCTGGATGACTTCCTCTGGGATGGACAGAAAGTTGTCAAACTTGCCGCCAGTTATGACTTTGACGGCCGCTGGAAAGGCCTCAGCACCGGTGTTAACTATAACTACGGCTGGGATAACTATAACAACCGTGGTGAAGCCAACGAAAACCGCGATGGCAAAATGCAGGCCCTGGATTTTCAGGTTAGTTACAGTGTCCAGTCTGGAGCACTTGAGGGACTGTGGCTTGGGGTATTCCCCGGATTCCTTCGTGTAGACGACACCAAGGTAAAGTCTGATCGCAACGACATCAAAGTCATGGCAACCTATAATGTGAAAGTTTTTTAA
- a CDS encoding PTS sugar transporter subunit IIB produces MKKIFLCCSAGMSTSMLVKKMEQAAAGRNLEVTIAAVPMAGFDEAIEEYDVCLLGPQVKFKLADYQAQAAELNKKVAAIEPMAYGMMNGEKVLDQALSLLEAV; encoded by the coding sequence ATGAAAAAAATATTTCTTTGCTGTAGCGCCGGTATGTCCACCAGTATGCTGGTAAAAAAAATGGAACAGGCAGCCGCTGGAAGAAACCTGGAAGTTACCATTGCAGCCGTCCCCATGGCCGGGTTTGATGAGGCTATCGAGGAATACGACGTATGTCTTCTTGGTCCCCAGGTGAAGTTTAAGTTGGCAGACTATCAAGCCCAGGCTGCCGAGCTGAATAAAAAGGTAGCAGCCATTGAGCCTATGGCATACGGGATGATGAATGGGGAAAAGGTACTGGATCAGGCCTTAAGCTTACTTGAAGCGGTGTAA
- a CDS encoding PTS sugar transporter subunit IIC, with product MKLYNRLIQFVEQKLGPIAGKLGTQRHISALRDGFLVAMPFIIVGSFILIFANPPFAADTTSAFGQAWLNFVAKHRAVIVMPWTMSMGIMSLFITMGVAYSLARTYKMDAIGAAALSAMSFLLIAAPEKNWALPLNHFGGTGIFTAILVAYFSVELTRILQKYNITIRMPEQVPPAIAASFALLVPVLAIFLTLYPLSLLIQTGFDMQIPDAVMTLFKPLISASNSLPAIIGALLLCQLLWFAGIHGANIVVGILSPIFLANIGANAAAYAAGEPVPNLFTQPFWDFYIFIGGAGATLALVMLMSFSRATHLKSVGRMSFLPGVFQINEPVLFGAPVVVNATLFIPFVLAPVVNAVIAYIAVNTGVVDKAIAVTPWTTPALIGSAWGAGWVFKASILTAVLMVIDLIIYYPFFKAYEKQVLREEKPSATSTADASTGDPSLA from the coding sequence ATGAAACTGTATAACCGGCTCATACAATTTGTAGAGCAAAAACTAGGGCCTATTGCAGGTAAGCTGGGTACACAAAGGCATATATCGGCGCTGCGGGATGGTTTTCTGGTGGCCATGCCGTTTATTATTGTTGGCAGTTTCATCCTGATTTTTGCCAACCCACCCTTTGCAGCAGATACCACCAGTGCCTTCGGCCAGGCCTGGCTTAATTTTGTGGCGAAGCATCGCGCGGTGATTGTCATGCCATGGACCATGAGTATGGGGATAATGTCGCTGTTTATCACCATGGGGGTAGCTTACAGTCTGGCACGTACTTATAAGATGGATGCCATTGGTGCTGCCGCCTTGTCCGCCATGTCATTTTTGCTAATCGCAGCCCCGGAAAAAAACTGGGCCCTGCCCCTGAATCATTTTGGGGGAACCGGTATTTTTACCGCCATACTGGTGGCGTACTTCTCGGTTGAGCTGACGCGTATTCTGCAAAAATACAATATAACCATTCGTATGCCAGAACAGGTGCCGCCAGCCATTGCCGCTTCCTTCGCCCTGCTGGTGCCGGTGCTGGCAATATTTCTCACGCTATACCCGTTAAGCCTGTTAATCCAGACCGGCTTCGATATGCAGATCCCTGATGCGGTGATGACCCTGTTCAAACCACTGATATCTGCTTCCAATAGCCTGCCTGCCATTATTGGTGCCCTCTTGCTCTGTCAGCTATTATGGTTTGCCGGCATTCACGGGGCTAATATTGTTGTTGGTATTTTGTCGCCTATCTTTTTGGCAAATATTGGGGCCAACGCGGCAGCTTATGCCGCCGGTGAGCCGGTGCCCAACCTGTTTACCCAGCCTTTTTGGGACTTCTATATTTTCATCGGCGGCGCAGGTGCCACTTTGGCTTTGGTTATGCTGATGAGCTTTAGTCGGGCTACACACCTGAAAAGTGTAGGGCGTATGAGCTTCTTGCCCGGGGTCTTCCAAATCAATGAGCCTGTCCTGTTTGGTGCTCCGGTTGTGGTGAATGCGACCCTGTTTATTCCCTTTGTGCTGGCACCCGTCGTTAATGCCGTAATCGCTTATATTGCGGTGAATACGGGGGTTGTGGATAAAGCGATTGCCGTGACTCCGTGGACAACGCCAGCCCTGATAGGTTCAGCCTGGGGAGCCGGTTGGGTGTTCAAGGCGTCTATTTTGACCGCAGTGCTGATGGTTATCGACCTGATTATTTACTACCCCTTCTTCAAGGCGTATGAGAAGCAGGTTTTACGGGAAGAAAAGCCCAGCGCAACCAGCACTGCCGATGCCAGCACGGGTGATCCCTCTCTGGCCTGA
- a CDS encoding PTS lactose/cellobiose transporter subunit IIA: MDLENVVIELIVKAGETKSLAMEALKQAREGDFAQSEQSMAASREAAKQAHKIQTALIAADEGQGKVPVSLVLVHAQDHLMNAMLAQDLVEEMVYLYQRLEK; this comes from the coding sequence ATGGATCTTGAAAATGTAGTGATTGAGCTGATTGTTAAGGCGGGTGAAACCAAAAGCCTGGCAATGGAAGCTCTGAAGCAGGCCCGTGAAGGCGATTTTGCCCAGTCTGAGCAGTCTATGGCAGCCTCCAGGGAAGCCGCTAAACAAGCCCACAAAATACAAACTGCATTGATTGCAGCTGATGAAGGCCAGGGTAAAGTGCCGGTTTCCCTTGTGCTGGTACACGCCCAGGATCATCTAATGAATGCCATGCTAGCTCAGGATTTGGTTGAAGAGATGGTATATCTCTATCAACGACTGGAGAAGTAG
- a CDS encoding LacI family transcriptional regulator, giving the protein MASIKDVAALARVSRATVSRVMNNTGQIRDVTRNRVHEAMKALNYRPNPLARSLATSSSNTVGLVVTSYRGSFFAELLAEVQERMDEEGKFLLVGRGKRSRENEQQAICRFLDARCDGLILHARNLHDEDLMELAQANPPFVLLDRDVKGLEDRCITFEHTEAGELAVEHLIAHGHRKIACLAGLRKRGTAQLRFQGYERALRKQGIALDESLVAEADYDRDGGYAAMKILLERHPDITAVYSCSEEMTVGAFDLFRERGIRLPEQISMVSFDSVSVCTTLTPKVTTVHFPIKEMAAQASKVLLSLMNDSHLSPPKVFKPELRQRDSVRTLST; this is encoded by the coding sequence ATGGCGAGCATTAAGGATGTGGCGGCGTTGGCAAGGGTTTCCCGAGCCACGGTATCCCGGGTTATGAACAATACTGGACAAATCAGGGATGTTACCCGAAATCGGGTTCATGAGGCCATGAAGGCGCTCAACTATCGCCCCAACCCCCTGGCTCGCTCACTGGCCACTTCATCCTCTAACACGGTGGGGCTGGTGGTGACTTCCTACCGGGGTTCTTTTTTTGCAGAACTTTTGGCGGAAGTGCAGGAGCGCATGGATGAGGAAGGCAAATTCTTACTGGTGGGGCGGGGAAAGCGTTCAAGGGAAAATGAGCAACAGGCCATCTGTCGTTTTCTTGATGCCCGTTGCGATGGTCTGATTCTGCATGCCCGTAACCTGCACGACGAAGACTTGATGGAGCTGGCCCAGGCTAATCCCCCTTTTGTTTTATTGGATCGTGATGTCAAGGGCCTTGAAGATCGCTGTATCACATTTGAGCACACTGAGGCGGGTGAGCTGGCCGTTGAGCACTTAATTGCCCACGGGCATCGAAAAATAGCGTGCCTGGCAGGGTTAAGGAAAAGGGGTACAGCGCAGCTTCGTTTCCAGGGCTATGAGCGAGCCTTGCGTAAACAGGGTATTGCCCTGGATGAGTCGCTGGTGGCTGAAGCGGATTATGATCGGGATGGCGGCTATGCAGCCATGAAAATTCTGCTGGAGCGACACCCGGATATCACCGCAGTTTATTCCTGTAGTGAGGAAATGACGGTAGGTGCCTTTGACCTGTTCAGGGAACGTGGTATCCGGTTACCGGAACAAATTTCTATGGTGAGCTTCGACAGTGTGAGCGTTTGCACCACGTTAACGCCCAAGGTCACTACGGTGCATTTTCCCATAAAAGAGATGGCGGCACAGGCCTCCAAAGTGCTTTTATCCTTAATGAATGACAGCCATTTGTCACCTCCTAAAGTCTTCAAGCCTGAATTACGACAACGGGATTCTGTTCGGACTTTAAGCACTTAG
- a CDS encoding 6-phospho-beta-glucosidase yields the protein MNNLKLTIIGGGSSYTPELIDGIIRRIHDLPVTHICLVDIEEGQCKLDIITELSQRMINKAGLDISVSSTLDRREGIRGAQFIMSQFRVGGLAARARDERIPLRYNVIGQETTGPGGFAKALRTIPVILDICRDIEELAPDAWLINFTNPAGMVTEAVIKHTRVKVMGLCNVPINMHYSIARMLDVKPEEVSLDFAGLNHMVWVHRVSIGGEDKTRKVLQLVGDGANLNMNNIAEEPWDRTFLKALNAIPCPYHRYFYMKEAMLAEELEAAKSGATRAEQVMKTEQELFALYADPNLNDKPSQLEKRGGAFYSEVSLNLVDAIWNNRKTINVVNTRNNGAISGLPNDAVVEINAVVDADGAHAVSFGTLPVHLNGLIQQVKAYETLAIEAAVYGDYDKALMALSLNPLVPDMVTGQKILEDILAENRDYLPQFS from the coding sequence ATGAACAACCTGAAACTGACCATTATCGGCGGAGGCAGCAGCTACACGCCTGAATTAATTGACGGTATTATCCGTCGTATTCATGATTTACCCGTGACCCATATTTGTCTGGTAGATATTGAGGAAGGCCAGTGCAAATTGGACATTATCACTGAACTCAGCCAGAGAATGATAAATAAGGCAGGTCTCGATATCAGTGTCAGCTCAACACTGGATCGCCGGGAAGGAATCCGGGGCGCGCAATTTATTATGTCCCAGTTCCGTGTGGGGGGACTGGCTGCCAGAGCGCGTGATGAGCGTATTCCCCTCAGGTATAACGTTATTGGCCAGGAAACCACAGGCCCGGGTGGTTTTGCCAAGGCTCTGCGTACCATTCCCGTTATATTAGACATTTGTCGTGATATTGAAGAGCTGGCACCTGATGCCTGGCTGATTAATTTCACCAATCCCGCAGGTATGGTGACTGAGGCGGTGATCAAACATACCCGTGTCAAGGTCATGGGGTTATGTAATGTGCCTATTAACATGCACTACTCCATTGCCCGAATGCTGGACGTAAAGCCGGAAGAGGTTTCTCTGGATTTTGCGGGCCTTAATCATATGGTTTGGGTTCATAGGGTCTCCATTGGAGGAGAAGATAAGACCCGGAAGGTGCTTCAGCTGGTGGGTGATGGCGCTAACCTGAATATGAATAATATTGCCGAAGAACCCTGGGACCGGACATTTCTGAAAGCACTGAATGCCATTCCCTGCCCTTATCACCGCTATTTTTACATGAAAGAAGCCATGCTGGCAGAAGAGCTGGAGGCAGCAAAGTCAGGTGCTACCCGTGCTGAGCAGGTGATGAAAACAGAACAGGAACTTTTCGCTCTCTATGCCGATCCGAATTTGAATGATAAGCCAAGCCAGCTGGAGAAACGAGGCGGCGCTTTTTATTCGGAAGTATCCCTTAATCTGGTTGATGCCATCTGGAACAATCGTAAAACCATTAATGTGGTAAATACCCGTAACAACGGTGCCATCAGTGGCCTTCCAAATGATGCGGTGGTAGAAATCAATGCGGTGGTGGATGCGGACGGTGCCCATGCCGTTTCTTTTGGAACCCTGCCAGTTCACCTGAATGGACTGATTCAACAGGTGAAAGCCTATGAAACCCTGGCCATTGAGGCTGCCGTTTATGGTGATTACGATAAGGCGTTAATGGCTCTGTCATTAAACCCCCTGGTTCCGGATATGGTCACTGGCCAGAAAATCCTGGAGGACATTCTGGCTGAAAATCGCGACTACTTACCTCAATTTTCATAA
- the chbG gene encoding chitin disaccharide deacetylase: MQLIVNADDFGLSEGVNRGIIEAFQRGIVRSTTLMVGMPAVPHAVELSRQNPALKVGVHLRLTAGFPEASSVPGLLGSDGQFQHQGLFWDNQSMNSEEIERELRAQIENFLAYDIPLSHLDGHHHCHRHPQVAPIANKLAEEYGVPIRPCHEPVLYNGTRLSFSDAFYGDQLSMDHLLEIVGRHKDQTQVLEIMSHPAIVDKGLGSASSYTQARAEELKVLTDPLLKKALQSMGVAITDYGCLK; the protein is encoded by the coding sequence ATGCAACTGATTGTTAATGCAGATGACTTTGGCCTGAGTGAAGGGGTTAACCGGGGTATTATTGAAGCCTTTCAACGGGGTATTGTCCGTTCCACCACTTTGATGGTGGGTATGCCCGCTGTACCACATGCAGTGGAGCTAAGCAGGCAAAACCCTGCACTGAAAGTAGGCGTTCACCTTCGTTTAACGGCAGGGTTTCCCGAGGCGTCCTCTGTGCCTGGCTTACTAGGAAGCGACGGGCAGTTTCAGCATCAGGGTTTGTTCTGGGATAACCAGTCCATGAATTCTGAAGAAATTGAGCGGGAACTGCGTGCCCAGATTGAAAACTTTCTTGCCTATGATATTCCTCTTAGCCACCTGGATGGACATCATCATTGCCACCGCCATCCTCAGGTGGCACCTATTGCAAACAAGCTGGCGGAAGAGTACGGCGTGCCCATCCGTCCCTGCCATGAGCCTGTTCTGTATAATGGCACACGCCTGAGCTTTTCTGATGCGTTTTATGGTGATCAGCTTTCTATGGATCACTTGCTCGAAATTGTTGGAAGGCATAAAGATCAAACGCAGGTGCTGGAGATAATGTCACACCCTGCAATAGTGGATAAAGGACTGGGAAGTGCCAGTAGCTACACTCAGGCCAGGGCTGAAGAGCTTAAGGTGTTAACTGATCCCCTGTTAAAAAAAGCGTTACAGTCAATGGGTGTGGCAATCACCGATTATGGCTGTCTGAAATAA
- a CDS encoding glycine C-acetyltransferase, with amino-acid sequence MKADFYAGLQKQLDELKTEGLYKSERVITSQQQADIKVNTGEEVLNFCANNYLGLANAPELVEEGKKALDEYGYGMASVRFICGTQAVHKQLEKRMSEFLGMEDTILYSSCFDANGGLFETLLGPEDAIISDALNHASIIDGVRLCKAKRFRYANNDMADLEAKLKEADAAGARYKLIATDGVFSMDGVIANLQGVCDLADKYNALVMVDDSHAVGFIGDEGRGTHEYCKVMERVDIITGTLGKALGGASGGYTSGRKELVDWLRNRSRPYLFSNTLSPTIAAASIKVLDMLEAGDDLRKRLKGNAEYFRAEMTKLGFELAGADHPIIPVMLGDASLAGKFADRMLEEGIYVVGFSFPVVPKGQARIRTQMSAAHSRAHIDKAIAAFAKIGRELGIID; translated from the coding sequence ATGAAGGCGGATTTTTACGCAGGGCTTCAGAAGCAACTGGATGAACTCAAAACAGAAGGACTCTATAAGAGTGAGCGGGTGATCACCTCCCAGCAGCAGGCTGACATTAAGGTAAACACGGGTGAAGAAGTGCTGAACTTCTGCGCCAATAACTACCTGGGTCTGGCTAATGCGCCCGAGCTGGTAGAAGAAGGAAAGAAAGCCCTGGATGAATACGGCTACGGCATGGCCTCCGTACGTTTTATCTGTGGTACCCAGGCTGTTCACAAACAGCTGGAAAAGCGGATGTCCGAGTTCCTGGGCATGGAAGATACCATTCTGTACTCCTCCTGCTTTGATGCCAATGGTGGCCTGTTTGAAACCCTGCTGGGGCCAGAGGATGCCATTATCAGTGATGCCCTGAACCATGCCAGCATCATTGATGGTGTCCGTCTGTGCAAGGCCAAGCGCTTCCGCTATGCCAATAATGATATGGCTGACCTGGAAGCCAAGCTGAAAGAAGCCGATGCTGCCGGTGCCCGTTACAAGCTGATTGCCACTGATGGTGTGTTCTCCATGGATGGCGTGATTGCCAACCTGCAGGGTGTCTGTGACCTGGCAGATAAATACAATGCCCTGGTGATGGTGGATGATTCCCACGCTGTTGGCTTTATCGGTGATGAAGGCCGCGGTACCCATGAGTACTGCAAGGTGATGGAACGTGTAGACATTATTACCGGTACTCTGGGTAAAGCCCTGGGTGGTGCTTCCGGTGGCTACACCTCTGGTCGTAAAGAGCTGGTGGACTGGCTGAGAAACCGTTCCCGTCCTTACCTGTTCTCCAATACCCTGTCTCCAACGATTGCCGCAGCTTCCATTAAAGTGCTGGATATGCTGGAAGCCGGTGATGACCTGCGCAAGCGCCTGAAGGGCAATGCGGAATACTTCCGTGCTGAAATGACCAAGCTGGGCTTCGAGCTGGCAGGTGCTGATCACCCCATTATCCCCGTGATGCTGGGCGATGCTTCCCTGGCGGGTAAGTTTGCTGACCGGATGCTGGAAGAAGGCATTTATGTGGTTGGTTTCTCCTTCCCGGTAGTGCCTAAAGGGCAGGCCCGCATCAGAACCCAGATGTCTGCCGCCCATAGCAGAGCCCATATTGATAAGGCTATTGCCGCGTTTGCCAAGATTGGCCGCGAGCTGGGCATTATTGACTAA
- the tdh gene encoding L-threonine 3-dehydrogenase — protein MKTLAKLKPEQGIWMADRPKPEVGYNDVLIKIRKTAICGTDMHIFNWDEWSQKTIPVGMHVGHEFIGEIVEMGEGVRGFELGQRVSGEGHITCGHCRNCRAGRRHLCNFTVGVGVNREGAFAEYLCIPAVNAFPIPDDISDDLASIFDPFGNAVHTALSFDLVGEDVLITGAGPIGIMAVAICKHVGARHVVITDVNDYRLELARKMGATATVNVASTSLKEVMNDLGMVEGFDVGLEMSGNGRAFQQMLENMNHGGKVSLLGIPASDTTIDWNQVIFKGLVIKGIYGREMYETWYKMTSMLQSGLDISPVITHSFPIDEFHKGFEIMGSGQSGKVILDWT, from the coding sequence ATGAAAACACTTGCCAAGTTAAAGCCCGAACAGGGCATCTGGATGGCAGACCGGCCCAAACCTGAAGTGGGCTATAACGATGTGCTGATTAAAATCCGTAAAACAGCAATTTGTGGTACGGACATGCACATTTTCAACTGGGATGAATGGTCCCAGAAGACCATTCCTGTGGGGATGCATGTAGGTCATGAATTCATTGGCGAAATTGTTGAGATGGGTGAGGGGGTTCGAGGCTTCGAACTGGGTCAGCGGGTTTCTGGCGAGGGTCATATCACCTGTGGCCATTGCCGTAACTGCCGCGCTGGTCGCCGCCACCTGTGTAATTTTACCGTAGGCGTAGGCGTTAATCGTGAAGGCGCCTTTGCAGAGTATCTGTGTATTCCTGCGGTTAACGCCTTCCCGATTCCTGATGACATCAGCGATGATCTGGCCTCTATCTTTGATCCCTTTGGTAATGCCGTTCACACAGCCCTGTCTTTTGACCTGGTGGGAGAAGATGTCCTGATCACCGGTGCTGGTCCTATCGGTATTATGGCTGTGGCCATCTGCAAGCATGTAGGTGCCCGCCATGTTGTGATTACCGATGTTAACGACTACCGCTTGGAGCTGGCGCGCAAGATGGGCGCTACTGCTACGGTCAATGTAGCCAGCACCTCCCTTAAGGAAGTGATGAATGACCTGGGCATGGTAGAAGGCTTTGATGTGGGTCTGGAAATGTCTGGCAATGGTCGTGCATTCCAGCAGATGCTGGAAAACATGAATCATGGCGGCAAGGTTTCCCTACTGGGTATTCCCGCCAGTGACACTACCATTGACTGGAATCAGGTGATCTTCAAAGGCCTGGTGATCAAGGGTATTTATGGCCGGGAAATGTACGAAACCTGGTACAAGATGACTAGCATGCTGCAGTCCGGTCTTGATATCAGTCCTGTAATTACTCATAGTTTCCCCATTGATGAGTTTCATAAAGGATTTGAAATCATGGGTTCCGGTCAGTCAGGTAAAGTGATACTTGACTGGACCTAG
- the folE gene encoding GTP cyclohydrolase I FolE, translated as MTPILTEHYKAIIESIGEDIHRDGLKDTPQRTAKAMQFLTRGYSQNLDDIVNGAVFDSDISEMVVIKDIELYSLCEHHMLPFIGKCHIGYLPNGKVLGLSKFARIVDMFARRLQIQENMTTQIADAIMSAVNAKGVAVVIEAQHMCMMMRGVEKQNSSMTTSVMRGMMRDRQATREEFLQFIRH; from the coding sequence ATGACTCCTATACTGACAGAACACTACAAAGCTATAATCGAAAGCATTGGTGAAGATATTCACCGGGATGGCCTGAAAGATACACCTCAACGTACCGCAAAGGCCATGCAGTTCCTGACCCGTGGCTATAGCCAAAATCTTGATGATATTGTCAATGGTGCTGTATTTGACTCAGACATCAGTGAAATGGTGGTTATCAAGGACATTGAGCTGTATTCTCTATGTGAGCACCATATGCTGCCCTTTATTGGCAAATGCCATATTGGCTACTTACCCAATGGCAAAGTACTGGGACTCTCCAAGTTTGCCCGTATTGTCGATATGTTCGCCCGCCGTTTGCAGATTCAGGAAAATATGACCACCCAGATTGCTGATGCCATTATGTCGGCAGTCAACGCCAAGGGTGTGGCAGTGGTGATTGAAGCACAGCATATGTGCATGATGATGCGGGGCGTAGAAAAACAAAACTCATCTATGACCACCTCCGTGATGCGGGGCATGATGCGTGACCGTCAGGCTACACGGGAAGAATTTTTGCAGTTTATCAGACACTAA
- a CDS encoding amino acid ABC transporter substrate-binding protein, producing MKKKTGISVVFAGLLAVMANSALAGTLADVKEQKFLTCGVNTGLSGFSSPDASGKWSGLDVDICRAVAAATLGDASKVKYIPLTAKERFTALQSGEIDLLSRNTTWTLTRDASLGLNFAGVSYYDGQGFMVKKSLGVGSAKELDGASVCIQAGTTTELNLADYFRLHGMKYQPVVFDTSDGTAKGFDSGRCDVLTSDQSQLYALRLRLTHPDKVQVLPEVISKEPLGPLVRQGDDQWFNIVKWSLFAMINAEELGVSSANVDSLKKSKNPSIRRLLGLEGPQGKGLGLDDDWAYQVIKQVGNYGEVFDLNLGKGSPLKIERGLNALWNEGGIQYAPPVR from the coding sequence ATGAAGAAAAAAACAGGAATATCCGTTGTTTTTGCGGGACTGTTAGCTGTAATGGCAAACAGCGCCCTGGCGGGAACGCTGGCTGATGTAAAGGAGCAGAAATTTCTGACCTGTGGCGTTAATACAGGGTTATCCGGTTTTTCAAGCCCTGATGCTTCTGGCAAGTGGTCAGGCCTGGATGTGGATATTTGTCGGGCAGTGGCTGCAGCAACGCTGGGAGATGCGTCAAAAGTTAAATATATCCCCCTTACCGCCAAAGAGCGTTTTACGGCTCTTCAGTCCGGTGAAATTGATCTGCTTTCCCGCAATACTACCTGGACACTGACCCGGGATGCCTCTTTGGGGCTGAACTTTGCCGGAGTCAGTTATTATGATGGCCAGGGATTTATGGTTAAAAAAAGCCTGGGGGTGGGCAGTGCCAAAGAACTGGATGGCGCATCGGTTTGTATTCAGGCAGGCACCACCACCGAACTTAATCTGGCCGATTATTTCCGTTTACATGGCATGAAATATCAGCCGGTGGTATTTGATACCTCTGATGGTACAGCCAAAGGTTTTGATTCAGGGCGCTGTGATGTCCTGACTTCGGATCAGTCCCAGCTTTATGCCTTGAGACTTCGTCTTACTCATCCTGATAAGGTACAAGTCCTTCCGGAAGTCATATCCAAGGAACCCCTTGGGCCTTTGGTTCGTCAGGGCGATGACCAGTGGTTCAATATTGTAAAGTGGTCCCTGTTCGCCATGATAAATGCGGAAGAGTTGGGGGTCAGTTCAGCCAATGTGGATAGCCTGAAAAAGTCTAAAAACCCTTCTATTCGTCGTTTATTAGGTTTGGAGGGCCCTCAAGGTAAAGGGCTGGGGCTGGATGATGACTGGGCATACCAGGTTATTAAGCAGGTGGGTAATTACGGTGAGGTGTTTGATCTCAATCTGGGTAAAGGCTCTCCCCTTAAGATAGAGAGAGGGTTGAATGCCTTATGGAATGAGGGAGGCATTCAGTACGCACCACCTGTTCGATAA